From the genome of Pseudomonas sp. WJP1:
CGACGAAGGGAATAATCAACCAATTTCCTAAGAAAGTAAGTACGTAAATTCCACACGACACGTAGTAAAAGTGAACTACAACCAGAAAGAAAAAACCTCACAATATTAGTTTTAAACTATTTGACCGTAAGAACCATACTACATACAGTTTTAACTAAAAAAACATACAGGAATAAAGTCCTTTATTTCCGGGCGTGTCGACACTTATATATAAATACCAAATGCCCGATTAGATTAATAGCTCTAAATCTCCTTGAGCGGATTTCCGCAACGTGCCCGGGCTTTCCTACAAACCACCCCCTTGACCACCGATCCATCGTGTTTGCTTTCTCTTAAGATATATCTTACGTTGTATCTAAACACGACGAGAGAGGACGCAGATGAGAGACCATCATTCCCCCCACCGCGAACACGGCGACGGCCGTGACGGCTTCGAAAAACGTCCCGGCCGCGAACGCGGCGGCCGCGGCCCACGGGTGTTCGCCCCTGGTGACCTGAAATTGCTGCTACTGGCGCTGATTGCCGAGCAGCCTTGCCACGGCTATGACCTGATCCGCCAGATCGAAGGCATGTTCGACGGCGCCTACAGCCCCAGCCCCGGGGTGATCTACCCCACCCTGACCTTTCTGGAAGAAAGTGAAATGATCCAGGGCGATGCCGAAGGCGGAAAAAAACGCTATAGCGTGACCGACGCCGGACGTCTGTCTTTAAGCGAGCAAGCGATTGCCCTGGAAGGCGTGCGCACACGCATCGACGTCAGCAAGCGTTCATTGCGCGGCCATGATCGCCCGCCACAAATCCACGAGGCTGTGCATAACCTGCGCCATGCCTTGCAACTGCACCACGGCCGCTGGAGCGCCGAAGAAATCCAGCGCGTCGCCACCCTGCTCAACAACACCGCCAAAGCCATTGTCGACGGCCCCGCCGTTCAATCTGCCCAGGAGCCCGCCGTATGACTGAAGTAATCGTGCCTTCCCAAACCATTCACCGCGTCATGCATGAAATAAAACGCCGTCGTCTGGAGGTGCTGCGCGTCGTCGACCTGACCCCGCGCATGCGCCGCATTACCCTGGGTGGCCCTGAGCTCGCCGGCTTCGTCAGCCTCGGCACCGACGACCACGTCAAACTGCTGTTCCCGCAAAACGCGGAGCAACAGGCGGCGCTGCAGACCCTGGTGCTCGGCGCCGGCAAAGACAACGGCCCGATGCCGGCCATGCGCGACTACACCCCGCGCCGGTACGACCTGGAAACCCTGGAGCTGGATATCGATTTCGTGCTGCACGGCGACGGCCCTGCCTCGACCTGGGCTGAACAGGCTCAACCCGGGCAGTTCCTGCACATCGGCGGGCCCCGGGGCTCGATGATCGTGCCGGATATCTTCGACAGCTACCTGCTGATCGGCGACGAGACCGCCCTGCCCGCCATCGCCCGACGCCTCGAAGGCCTGGCGGCGAATCGGCGGGCACTGGTGGTCATTGAAGTGGAAAACGGCGCCGAGCAGCAAAAGCTGGAAAGTGCGGCGCAGGTCGATGTGATCTGGGTGCTGCGCGAAGGTGGCAAGGACCACTTGTTGAGCACCGTGAAACAACTGACGGTGCCCGGTGGCAGCCTGTATGCGTGGGTGGCGACCGAGAGCAAAATGTCACGGCAGATTCGCCGGGTGCTGCTGGACCAGCATGGGCTGGACGAACAGTTCGTCAAGGCGGTCGGCTACTGGCGCCTGGACGACAGCGACGACGAGTGAGCGCGGCGATCCAGCCCGATCACGATCAGCGCAATCAGCACAAAACCCGCCAGCAGCCCGCCGGCGTTAGCGAACACCTGTGGATAACCCAGTTTGTCCACATCGATGAATGGATACGGATACACCGCCAGTACATGCCCGCGCAGTAACGAGTAGGCGAAGTACAGCAGCGGGTAAATCACCCAGAGGCCGATGTGCCAGACGCGCAACGTGCCTTTGGGGACGCACCACCACCAATAGCCCAGGAAGAGCAGTGGCATGACGTCATGCAATAGCTCATCGGCCAGCCACTGCCAGCCTTCGGGGTGCCACAAATGGCGCAGCAATACGCTGTAGCCAAGGCCGACCACGGCGATGCTCACCGCCACCGCGCTGCTCACCCATGGCTGTAGAAACCAGCGCCGCAACGACGATTCCCGGGAGGTCCATTCGCAGGTCAGGACGGTCGCCACCAGGGTGTTGCTCAACACCGTGAAAAAGCTGAAAAAACTCAGCAACCCGCCCATCAGGCTGGCGTCGATGCTCCAGCGTGAATAGAGGATCAGGTACAGCTGAATACTCAATCCCGCCCAACCGAGGATCGCGGCACCCGCCACAAAACGCCGCCGTGCGGCAGTCGGCTGCCCCATGCTCAGACCGGGCGCTTGGTGCGCATCAGTTTCACGTACAGGCGCTCGACCTTCTCCCGCGCCCACGGCGTCTTGCGCAGGAATGCCAGGCTCGACTTGATGCTCGGATCGCTCTTGAAGCAACGGATATCGATGCGCTCGGCCAACCCCGACCATTGGTAATGGGTCACCAGTGCATTGAGGATCTGTTCCAGGGTCACGCCGTGCAGCGGATCGGGGTTGTGTTCGTTCATGCCAGGCCTTTGGGCGAAGTGGAAATGCAGAAGGCGCGCACCTTAGCCGAGGGCTTCGCTCGGGGGAAGCGCTCTGTGTGCTGTGTGTTTAATGTAGGTGATCTGCGCCTACTGTTACCGATTTCGAAAGGCAGCTTGTCAGTAAAAGCCCTTTCTCTATTTGTAACAGAACATTATCCTTACGCCCGTCCCAGCTGAAACGCTTCCGCTGCCCGCGTCACCCTGCTGCTTTCAGTTCATTCCCCAGAAAAAGATCAAGAATTTCTTCCCTATGCCTGATTTACAGTTTTCGAAAGACAGCGCTGTCTTTACGTCTTTCACTCGCCAAAAAGCTTTGAGCCTGTTCGCCGGGCTTAGCGTTTTGAGCCTCGCCATTGCTAGCCAGGCGGCGCCCGCCTTCGACAGCGACTCACCGTGGATGCTCGGTGACTGGAACGGCACCCGCAGCGAGCTGTTGGCAAAGGGCTACGACTTCAAGATCGACTACACCGGCGAAATGGGCAGCAATCTGCATGGCGGCTACGACCACGATCGCACCGCTCGCTACAGCGATCAGTTCGCGCTTGGCACTCACCTGGACCTGCAGAAAATCCTCGGCTGGGACGACGCCGAGTTCCAGCTGACCATCACCAAACGCAGCGGCAACAACATCAGCAACGACCGGATCAACGACCCGCGGGTCGGCGGATTCACCTCGGCGCAGGAAGTCTGGGGCCGTGGCCAGACCACGCGCCTGACGCAGATGTGGTACCAGCAGAAATTCTTCGACCAGACACTCGACATCAAGGTCGGCCGCTTCGGCGAAGGCGAAGACTTCAACAGCTTTCCCTGTGACTTCCAGAACCTGGCGTTCTGCGGCTCCCAGGTCGGCAACTGGGTGGGCGACATCTGGTACAACTGGCCCGTCAGCCAGTGGGCGCTGCGGGTCAAGTATCACCTGACTCCGGAGCTGTACGCGCAGGTCGGCGCCTATGAGCAAAACCCGTCGAACCTCGACCGCGACAACGGCTTCAAGCTCAGCGGCAGCGGCACCCAAGGGGCAATCCTGCCGGTGGAACTGGTGTGGACGCCAAAGCTCAACGGTCTGCCGGGTGAATACCGTGCCGGCTATTACTACAGCAACGCCGACGCCAAGGATGTCTACAAGGACAGCAACGGCCAGCCTGCCGCCCTGAGTGGCGAGGCTTACCGCAGCGCATCGAGCAAGCACGGTGTGTGGCTCGGCCTGCAGCAGCAAGTCACCAGCATCGCCAGCGACCATTCCCGTGGCCTGAGCCTGTTCGCCAACGGCACGATGCACGACAAGAAGACCAACGCCATCGACAACTATGTCCAGGCTGGCCTCGTCTACAAAGGCCTGTTCGACGCCCGTGCCAGGGATGACATCGGCTTTGCCATGGCCCGCGTGCACGTCAACCCGGCGTATCGCAAGAATGCCCAGGCGAGCAATCAAGCCAAGGCAGTCTTTGACTACGACAACCCGGCCTTCCTGCCACCTCAGGACACCGAATACAGCGCCGAACTCTATTACGGCGTGCACGTCACGAACTGGCTGACAGTGCGCCCGAACCTGCAATACATCCGCCACCCCGGTGGCGTGAACGAGGTCGATGACGCGCTGATTGGCGGGATCAAGATCCAGTCGTCCTTCTGAGAATTACGCAAAACCTGTGGGAGCGGGCTTGCTCGCGAAGAGGCCATCAGACCCAACATTACAGTCGGCTGACACACCGCTTTCGCGAGCAAGCCCGCTCCCACAAGGGAATGCGGCGCCCCAACCAGTTTTATATGAACCACGCCCCCGCAGGATCGTCATCTACAGTGAACCTGCGCGGGACCACTTGAAACGTCACGGAGAACCACACTATGAGCACTGACGGTGCTTTGAGTCGAAGCCGTCTATTGCCGACCCTGCTCGGCATTCTGCTTCTGCTAATGGGCCTGGCCATGCTGGCCGGCGGGATCAAGCTGAGCATGCTCGGCGGCTCGCTGTACTACCTGCTGGCCGGTATCGGCCTGGCGCTGACCGGCCTCCTGCTGATCGCCGCGCGCCGTGCCGCGCTGGGCCTGTACGCACTGGTGCTGTTCGCCAGCACCGTCTGGGCACTGTGGGAAGTCGGCCTCGACTGGTGGCAGCTGGTGCCGCGCCTGGCGATGCTGTTCGCGCTGGGCCTGGTCATGTTGCTGCCGTGGTTTCGTCGTCCACTGCTGCGTGATGGCGCCGCCCCCCTGGGCACCGGCGCCCTGAGCGTGGCCGTGGTGATCGCGGGCGCAACGGCCCTGGCCAGCCAGTTCACCAACCCGGGTGAAATCAAGGGTCAACTGGACCGCGACAGCGTGCCGGGCATGACCAACACCGCCCCGGCCATGCCCGACGGTGACTGGAACTCCTACGGCCGCAGCGCCCACGGTGACCGTTACTCGCCGCTGGCGCAGATCACCCCGCAAAACGTCAACAAGCTGGTACCGGCCTGGACCTACCGCACCGGTGACCTGCCAGGGCCGAACGACCCGGGCGAAACCACCGCCGAAAACACCCCGCTGAAAGTCAACGGCATGCTCTACGTGTGCACGCCGCACAGCCAGGTGATCGCGCTGGACCCGGACACCGGCAAGGAAATCTGGCGTTTCGATCCGAAGCTCTCGACGCAGAATGCGGCGAACTTCAAGGGTTGGGCGCACATGACCTGCCGTGGCGTGACCTATCACGATGACGCGGTGTATGCCTCCGAACAGAGCCCGACCGGTTCGGCCAGCCCGGCCCCGGCCAGCGCTTGCCCGCGCAAGATCTTCCTGCCGACCGCCGACACCCGCCTGATCGCGCTGAATGCCGACACCGGCAAGATGTGCGAAGACTTCGGCGACAAGGGCCAGGTCGACCTGCGCGCCAACATCGGCGGCTTCACGGCCGGCGGTTACTACTCCACCTCGCCACCCGCGGTCACCAAGGACCTGGTGGTGATTGGCGGCCATGTCACCGACAACGTCTCCACCGACGAGCCAAGCGGCGTGATCCGCGCGTTCGACGTGCACACCGGCAAGCTGGTGTGGAACTGGGACAGCGGCAACCCGGACGATACGACGCCGATTGCCGAGGGCAAGACCTACACCCGCAACTCGCCGAACAT
Proteins encoded in this window:
- a CDS encoding PadR family transcriptional regulator, yielding MRDHHSPHREHGDGRDGFEKRPGRERGGRGPRVFAPGDLKLLLLALIAEQPCHGYDLIRQIEGMFDGAYSPSPGVIYPTLTFLEESEMIQGDAEGGKKRYSVTDAGRLSLSEQAIALEGVRTRIDVSKRSLRGHDRPPQIHEAVHNLRHALQLHHGRWSAEEIQRVATLLNNTAKAIVDGPAVQSAQEPAV
- a CDS encoding siderophore-interacting protein: MTEVIVPSQTIHRVMHEIKRRRLEVLRVVDLTPRMRRITLGGPELAGFVSLGTDDHVKLLFPQNAEQQAALQTLVLGAGKDNGPMPAMRDYTPRRYDLETLELDIDFVLHGDGPASTWAEQAQPGQFLHIGGPRGSMIVPDIFDSYLLIGDETALPAIARRLEGLAANRRALVVIEVENGAEQQKLESAAQVDVIWVLREGGKDHLLSTVKQLTVPGGSLYAWVATESKMSRQIRRVLLDQHGLDEQFVKAVGYWRLDDSDDE
- a CDS encoding Pr6Pr family membrane protein; this encodes MGQPTAARRRFVAGAAILGWAGLSIQLYLILYSRWSIDASLMGGLLSFFSFFTVLSNTLVATVLTCEWTSRESSLRRWFLQPWVSSAVAVSIAVVGLGYSVLLRHLWHPEGWQWLADELLHDVMPLLFLGYWWWCVPKGTLRVWHIGLWVIYPLLYFAYSLLRGHVLAVYPYPFIDVDKLGYPQVFANAGGLLAGFVLIALIVIGLDRRAHSSSLSSRRQ
- a CDS encoding VF530 family DNA-binding protein, giving the protein MNEHNPDPLHGVTLEQILNALVTHYQWSGLAERIDIRCFKSDPSIKSSLAFLRKTPWAREKVERLYVKLMRTKRPV
- a CDS encoding carbohydrate porin gives rise to the protein MPDLQFSKDSAVFTSFTRQKALSLFAGLSVLSLAIASQAAPAFDSDSPWMLGDWNGTRSELLAKGYDFKIDYTGEMGSNLHGGYDHDRTARYSDQFALGTHLDLQKILGWDDAEFQLTITKRSGNNISNDRINDPRVGGFTSAQEVWGRGQTTRLTQMWYQQKFFDQTLDIKVGRFGEGEDFNSFPCDFQNLAFCGSQVGNWVGDIWYNWPVSQWALRVKYHLTPELYAQVGAYEQNPSNLDRDNGFKLSGSGTQGAILPVELVWTPKLNGLPGEYRAGYYYSNADAKDVYKDSNGQPAALSGEAYRSASSKHGVWLGLQQQVTSIASDHSRGLSLFANGTMHDKKTNAIDNYVQAGLVYKGLFDARARDDIGFAMARVHVNPAYRKNAQASNQAKAVFDYDNPAFLPPQDTEYSAELYYGVHVTNWLTVRPNLQYIRHPGGVNEVDDALIGGIKIQSSF
- a CDS encoding glucose/quinate/shikimate family membrane-bound PQQ-dependent dehydrogenase; this encodes MSTDGALSRSRLLPTLLGILLLLMGLAMLAGGIKLSMLGGSLYYLLAGIGLALTGLLLIAARRAALGLYALVLFASTVWALWEVGLDWWQLVPRLAMLFALGLVMLLPWFRRPLLRDGAAPLGTGALSVAVVIAGATALASQFTNPGEIKGQLDRDSVPGMTNTAPAMPDGDWNSYGRSAHGDRYSPLAQITPQNVNKLVPAWTYRTGDLPGPNDPGETTAENTPLKVNGMLYVCTPHSQVIALDPDTGKEIWRFDPKLSTQNAANFKGWAHMTCRGVTYHDDAVYASEQSPTGSASPAPASACPRKIFLPTADTRLIALNADTGKMCEDFGDKGQVDLRANIGGFTAGGYYSTSPPAVTKDLVVIGGHVTDNVSTDEPSGVIRAFDVHTGKLVWNWDSGNPDDTTPIAEGKTYTRNSPNMWSMFAVDEKLGMLYLPMGNQTPDQFGGARTPESELHAAGLTALDIATGKVRWHFQFTHHDLWDMDVGGQPTLMDLKTADGVKQAVLASTKQGSIYVLDRSTGQAIVPINEVPVPQGAVEGDHTSPTQPKSDLNLMPPPLQERDMWGVTPFDQLICRIDFKSMRYDGPFTPPSLQGSIVYPGNFGVFDWGGISVDPVRQIAFVNPSYMAFKSKMIPAAEIAAQGPRKSETEGVQPNKGAPYGVVLEALLSPMGLPCQAPAWGYVAAIDLTTHEKIWMHKNGTVRDSSPVPIPLSMGVPSLGGTFTTAGGVGFLSGTLDQYLRAYDVKNGKQLWEGRLPAGAQTTPMTYTGKDGKQYVLVVAGGHGSLGTKQGDYVIAYKLSE